From the genome of Paraburkholderia flava, one region includes:
- the malQ gene encoding 4-alpha-glucanotransferase — protein MTTTRRSGNTIDHLASRAGFEVDWSDAHGSTQRVPDATLAVLLERMGLPCGNATQIRQSAAAIDSETSGRRLPPLMTAACERAIALPASSIRSGSRYRIELESGALIDGRFTAPKGEPALLSPIGEAGYHTLVINEQRVTLAVAPPRCYTVADAWRTLHNADSKPPPLWGIGAQLYGLRRTGDGGIGDYSALAALAVDSAKHGAHALAVSPTHAMFSAAPNTFSPYSPSSRLWLNVAHIDPAAVFGHDAARAAIDAAGLADTWQQLEQLPLIDWPHAVRAKLAVLRVLFDRFRAHDIAQQSPRALEFHGFCERGGRALEDHARFEALHAQHGDGYWRNWPDALRDPRSPEVDAFADAHRDEIAFHLFLQWLAAKGLSHAQHVARDAGMAIGLIADLAVGCDSGGSHAWSYRDDMLQGVSVGAPPDLFNQAGQAWGLTTFSPRAMRNQGFTAFIDMLRAAFAHAGGIRIDHILGLRRLWLVPEGAQAKDGAYLRYPLDDLLRLIALESWRHRAIVIGEDLGTVPPGFRERLDEHGLAGIRVLWFEQMKQSKGFKAPRAWDANVLATTTTHDLPTVTGWWRGEDIAWRNRIGQTLPRADGRDPVQLALAERATQRDALWSAFQQAGVAARDVPAPPQSEAPVDEALAFVAATPAPLVAYPLEDLLALVDQPNLPGSIDEHPNWRRRLALPVDALFDDTAFVDRLLAVDRARSASSTAPLPSDTP, from the coding sequence ATGACCACAACGCGACGCTCCGGCAACACGATCGACCACCTCGCTTCGCGCGCGGGCTTCGAAGTCGACTGGTCCGACGCGCACGGCTCGACGCAGCGCGTGCCCGACGCGACGCTCGCGGTGCTGCTCGAACGGATGGGTCTGCCGTGCGGCAACGCGACGCAGATCCGTCAAAGCGCAGCGGCGATCGACAGTGAAACATCGGGACGTCGTTTGCCGCCGTTGATGACTGCCGCATGCGAACGCGCGATCGCACTGCCCGCGTCGTCGATCCGCTCGGGCAGTCGTTACCGGATCGAACTGGAAAGCGGAGCGCTGATCGATGGTCGTTTCACTGCGCCGAAGGGCGAGCCGGCACTGCTGTCACCGATCGGCGAAGCGGGTTATCACACGCTGGTGATCAACGAGCAGCGCGTGACGCTCGCGGTCGCACCGCCGCGTTGCTACACCGTCGCGGATGCGTGGCGAACGCTGCACAACGCAGACTCGAAGCCGCCGCCGCTCTGGGGCATCGGCGCGCAGCTGTATGGCCTGCGGCGCACAGGCGACGGTGGCATCGGCGACTACTCGGCGCTTGCGGCGCTCGCGGTGGATAGCGCGAAGCACGGCGCGCATGCACTCGCCGTCAGTCCGACGCACGCGATGTTCAGCGCGGCGCCGAACACGTTCAGTCCGTACTCGCCGTCGTCGCGGTTGTGGCTGAACGTTGCGCATATCGATCCGGCCGCCGTGTTCGGTCACGATGCAGCGCGTGCTGCCATCGACGCAGCCGGTCTCGCCGATACGTGGCAACAACTGGAACAACTACCGCTGATCGACTGGCCGCATGCGGTGCGCGCGAAGCTCGCGGTGCTGCGCGTGCTGTTCGACCGGTTCCGCGCACACGACATCGCACAGCAGTCGCCGCGCGCACTCGAATTTCACGGCTTCTGCGAACGCGGCGGCCGCGCGCTCGAAGACCACGCGCGCTTCGAAGCGCTGCACGCGCAGCACGGCGACGGCTACTGGCGCAACTGGCCCGACGCGTTGCGCGATCCGCGCAGCCCGGAAGTCGACGCGTTCGCCGACGCGCATCGCGACGAAATCGCGTTCCATCTGTTCCTGCAATGGCTCGCCGCGAAGGGGCTGTCGCACGCACAGCACGTCGCGCGCGACGCCGGCATGGCGATCGGCCTGATCGCCGATCTCGCGGTGGGTTGCGACAGCGGCGGCAGTCACGCGTGGTCGTATCGCGACGACATGCTGCAAGGCGTGTCGGTGGGCGCGCCGCCGGACCTGTTCAATCAGGCCGGCCAGGCGTGGGGGCTCACGACGTTCTCGCCGCGCGCGATGCGCAACCAGGGCTTCACCGCGTTCATCGACATGCTGCGCGCCGCGTTCGCGCACGCGGGCGGCATCCGCATCGATCACATCCTCGGGCTGCGGCGTCTGTGGCTCGTGCCCGAAGGCGCGCAGGCGAAGGACGGCGCGTATCTGCGCTATCCGCTCGACGATCTGCTGCGGCTGATCGCGCTCGAATCGTGGCGGCATCGTGCGATCGTGATCGGCGAAGATCTCGGCACCGTGCCGCCGGGTTTTCGGGAACGGCTCGACGAGCATGGGCTCGCCGGCATCCGCGTGCTGTGGTTCGAGCAAATGAAACAAAGTAAAGGCTTCAAGGCGCCGCGCGCCTGGGACGCGAACGTGCTCGCGACGACGACCACGCACGATCTGCCGACCGTCACCGGATGGTGGCGCGGCGAAGACATCGCGTGGCGCAACCGGATCGGTCAGACGCTGCCGCGCGCCGATGGACGCGATCCGGTGCAGCTCGCGCTGGCCGAGCGCGCAACGCAACGCGATGCGCTGTGGAGTGCGTTCCAGCAAGCCGGCGTCGCTGCGCGCGACGTGCCCGCGCCGCCGCAAAGCGAAGCGCCGGTCGACGAAGCGCTCGCGTTCGTCGCCGCGACGCCCGCGCCGCTCGTCGCGTATCCGCTCGAAGATCTGCTGGCGCTCGTCGATCAGCCGAACCTGCCGGGCTCGATCGACGAGCATCCGAACTGGCGCCGCCGTCTCGCACTACCGGTCGATGCGCTGTTCGACGACACCGCGTTCGTTGACCGGTTGCTGGCTGTCGATCGTGCGCGTAGCGCTTCTTCCACCGCGCCGTTGCCGTCGGATACGCCATGA
- the treZ gene encoding malto-oligosyltrehalose trehalohydrolase: MSDHPIDPHAHHYAHCLPFGAQLIGASCAKPRTRFRFWAPSCDAVQVLLEGPGQPEAIDMTPTGNGWFEAEAPCTAGTLYRFRLDSGLTVPDPASRFQPHDVHGPSEVIDPRAYTWQHTRWHGRPWEEAVLYEVHVGALGGYEGVAKRLPALAALGVTAIELMPLNDFPGTRNWGYDGVLPYAPDSSYGRPDALKALIDTAHGLGLAVLLDVVYNHFGPDGNYLHQYAKTFFREGTHTPWGPAIDFERTEVREFFTDNAIYWLNEYRFDGLRLDAVHAIANDRWLRDLSDTIRAKMQHGRYVYLVLENEHNTASLLDEHFDAQWNDDAHNTLHVLLTGETEGYYRAFSEQPIRKLARVLGEGFAYQGEASPNHDGEPRGEASTQLPPTSFVMFLQNHDQIGNRALGERLRSLCSPDALRAATALLLLSPQIPLLFMDEEYGSQQPFLFFTDYTGDLADAVREGRRREFARFSAFSDEQRRALIPDPNDPRTFAASSLTVGAPDDIDRREWMHFYQSALAVRAKLIAPRLAHSKALGADVLAKATGGDADALVACWGLGDGQTLSIALNLSSDAVPLPTLPSGKVIFETPPRARERADAHELPAYACIAWLTGDVSEYALHHDARVAVNPRQHT, translated from the coding sequence ATGTCCGACCATCCGATCGATCCACACGCGCATCACTACGCGCATTGCCTGCCGTTCGGCGCGCAGCTGATCGGCGCGTCGTGCGCGAAGCCGCGCACACGCTTCCGCTTCTGGGCGCCGTCGTGCGACGCGGTGCAGGTGCTGCTCGAAGGCCCCGGGCAACCGGAAGCGATCGACATGACGCCGACCGGCAACGGCTGGTTCGAAGCCGAGGCGCCGTGCACGGCCGGCACGCTGTACCGGTTCCGGCTCGACAGCGGACTCACCGTGCCCGATCCTGCGTCGCGCTTTCAGCCGCACGACGTGCACGGTCCGAGCGAAGTGATCGATCCGCGCGCGTACACGTGGCAGCACACGCGCTGGCATGGCCGGCCGTGGGAAGAAGCGGTGCTGTACGAAGTGCACGTGGGCGCGCTCGGCGGGTATGAAGGTGTTGCGAAGCGGCTGCCCGCGCTGGCCGCGCTCGGCGTCACCGCGATCGAGTTGATGCCGCTCAACGATTTCCCCGGCACGCGCAACTGGGGCTACGACGGCGTGCTGCCGTACGCACCCGATTCTAGCTACGGCCGCCCCGACGCTCTTAAAGCGCTGATCGACACCGCGCATGGCCTCGGGCTCGCGGTGCTGCTCGACGTCGTGTACAACCACTTCGGACCGGACGGCAACTATCTGCATCAGTACGCGAAGACGTTCTTCCGCGAAGGTACGCATACGCCGTGGGGACCCGCGATCGATTTCGAACGCACCGAAGTGCGCGAATTCTTCACCGACAACGCGATCTACTGGCTCAACGAATATCGCTTCGACGGGCTGCGTCTCGACGCCGTGCATGCGATCGCGAACGATCGCTGGCTGCGCGATCTGTCCGACACGATCCGCGCGAAGATGCAGCACGGCCGCTACGTGTATCTCGTCCTCGAGAACGAGCACAACACCGCGAGTCTGCTCGACGAGCATTTCGACGCGCAATGGAACGACGACGCGCACAACACGCTGCACGTGCTGCTGACCGGCGAAACCGAAGGCTACTATCGCGCGTTTTCCGAGCAGCCGATTCGCAAGCTCGCGCGCGTGCTCGGCGAAGGGTTTGCGTATCAGGGCGAAGCGTCGCCGAATCATGATGGCGAGCCGCGTGGCGAAGCGAGCACGCAATTGCCGCCGACGTCGTTCGTGATGTTCCTGCAGAACCACGATCAGATCGGCAATCGTGCGCTCGGCGAGCGGTTGCGCTCGCTGTGTTCGCCCGATGCGTTGCGCGCAGCGACCGCGTTGCTGCTGCTGTCGCCGCAGATTCCACTGCTTTTCATGGATGAAGAGTATGGCTCGCAGCAGCCGTTCCTGTTCTTCACCGACTACACCGGCGATCTCGCGGATGCGGTCCGTGAAGGACGGCGTCGCGAGTTCGCGCGTTTTTCTGCGTTCAGCGATGAGCAGCGGCGCGCACTCATTCCTGATCCGAACGATCCGCGGACGTTTGCGGCTTCATCTCTCACGGTCGGCGCACCTGATGACATCGATCGCCGCGAATGGATGCACTTCTATCAGTCCGCGCTGGCCGTCCGCGCAAAGCTGATCGCGCCACGGCTCGCGCATTCGAAGGCACTCGGCGCTGACGTACTCGCGAAGGCTACGGGCGGCGATGCGGATGCGCTCGTCGCCTGCTGGGGTCTCGGCGATGGGCAGACGCTGTCGATTGCGTTGAATCTATCGAGCGACGCAGTGCCGTTGCCCACGCTACCCTCGGGCAAGGTCATATTCGAAACGCCGCCACGTGCACGCGAACGCGCGGATGCGCACGAGTTGCCTGCATACGCGTGCATCGCGTGGCTTACGGGTGATGTGTCGGAGTACGCGTTGCATCACGATGCGCGTGTCGCCGTGAATCCGAGGCAACACACATGA
- the glgX gene encoding glycogen debranching protein GlgX, protein MSHVLPDRLAPGLPYPLGASWDGLGVNFAVFSANAQKIELCLFDPTGRKELARLPLPECTDEIWHGYLPYAHPGTVYGFRAHGPYQPQHGHRFNPHKLLIDPYARKLVGQFRWSDALFGYRVHSNRVDLSIDRRDSAPAMPKCVVVDEAFDWSHDTRPNVPWGETVIYETHVRGASMLRRDLRAHERGTFSALASPEFIDHLCTLGVTAVELLPVHAFLNDRFLVERDLRNYWGYNTAAFFAPDPMYLSTHRLDEMRIAVRQLHAAGIEVILDVVYNHTCEGNEMGPTVSWRGLDNASYYRLIPGDERHHINDTGCGNTLNLTHPRVLQMVTDSLRYWSTAFNIDGFRFDLGVTLGREQGGFDPGSGFFDALRQDPVLSQRKLISEPWDIGPGGYQLGNHPPGFGEWNDRFRDTVRRFWRGDAGLRPDLAARLTGSADLFNRRHRRPWASVNYVASHDGFTLADLVAYEQKHNEVNGEGNNDGHNENCSSNWGAEGPTDDAAILATRERVARSLLATLFVALGTPMLLAGDEGGRTQRGNNNAYCQDNEISWIDWMHTSSEDGRKMTAFVAQLIALRKQHPLLRETRFLFGDREAMEGVPDVGWFDERGEPLSTEAWGNPEGRALTLRRAGPGPDGETEVLLMMLNASGDALPFTPPPQPQQLEWHVLLDTAQPDAAPHALEAAQIDVAAHGFVLLAAQPTGNADWHAGWRAHERVLSSPPPLAADDMGPPEAIPEPVPEPVDAGPDDDQDDGAAQE, encoded by the coding sequence CGAATGCACCGACGAAATCTGGCACGGCTATCTGCCGTACGCGCATCCGGGCACTGTGTACGGTTTTCGCGCACATGGGCCGTATCAGCCGCAGCACGGGCATCGCTTCAATCCGCACAAACTGCTGATCGATCCGTACGCGCGCAAGCTGGTCGGACAGTTCCGCTGGTCCGATGCGCTGTTCGGGTATCGCGTGCATTCGAACCGCGTCGATCTGTCGATCGACCGGCGCGATTCCGCGCCCGCGATGCCGAAGTGCGTGGTCGTCGACGAAGCATTCGACTGGTCGCATGACACGCGACCGAACGTGCCGTGGGGCGAAACGGTGATCTACGAAACCCACGTGCGCGGCGCGTCGATGCTGCGGCGCGATCTGCGCGCGCACGAACGCGGCACGTTCTCGGCGCTCGCGTCGCCGGAATTCATCGATCATTTATGCACGCTTGGCGTCACCGCCGTCGAGTTGCTGCCGGTGCATGCGTTTCTGAACGACCGCTTTCTCGTCGAGCGCGATCTGCGCAACTACTGGGGGTACAACACCGCTGCGTTCTTCGCGCCGGACCCGATGTACCTGTCGACGCACCGTCTCGACGAAATGCGCATCGCGGTGCGCCAGCTTCACGCGGCGGGCATCGAGGTGATTCTCGACGTCGTCTACAACCACACCTGCGAAGGCAACGAGATGGGGCCGACGGTATCGTGGCGCGGTCTCGACAACGCCAGCTACTACCGCCTGATTCCCGGCGACGAGCGTCATCACATCAACGACACCGGCTGCGGCAACACGCTGAACCTCACGCATCCGCGCGTGCTGCAGATGGTCACCGATTCGCTGCGCTACTGGTCGACCGCGTTCAACATCGACGGCTTCCGGTTCGATCTCGGTGTGACGCTCGGACGCGAGCAAGGCGGCTTCGATCCGGGTTCAGGCTTCTTCGATGCGTTGCGTCAGGACCCCGTGCTGTCGCAGCGCAAGCTGATCTCCGAACCGTGGGACATCGGGCCGGGCGGCTATCAGCTCGGCAATCATCCGCCGGGCTTCGGCGAATGGAACGACCGCTTCCGCGACACGGTGCGCCGTTTCTGGCGCGGCGACGCGGGACTGCGGCCGGACCTCGCCGCGCGCCTGACCGGCTCGGCGGATCTGTTCAATCGACGGCATCGGCGGCCGTGGGCGTCGGTGAACTACGTCGCGTCGCATGACGGCTTCACGCTCGCCGATCTCGTCGCGTACGAGCAGAAGCACAACGAGGTCAACGGCGAAGGCAACAACGACGGCCACAACGAAAACTGCAGTTCGAACTGGGGCGCGGAAGGACCGACCGACGACGCCGCCATTCTCGCGACACGCGAACGCGTCGCGCGCTCCCTGCTCGCGACGCTGTTCGTCGCGCTCGGCACGCCGATGCTGCTCGCCGGCGACGAAGGCGGCCGCACGCAGCGCGGCAACAACAACGCGTACTGCCAGGACAACGAGATTTCGTGGATCGACTGGATGCACACGTCGAGCGAAGACGGCCGGAAGATGACCGCGTTCGTCGCGCAGTTGATCGCGCTGCGCAAACAGCATCCGCTGCTGCGCGAAACGCGCTTCCTGTTCGGCGATCGCGAAGCGATGGAGGGCGTACCCGACGTCGGCTGGTTCGACGAACGCGGCGAGCCGCTGTCGACCGAGGCCTGGGGCAACCCCGAAGGCCGCGCGTTGACGTTACGGCGCGCGGGGCCCGGACCGGATGGCGAAACCGAAGTATTGTTGATGATGCTGAACGCGTCCGGCGACGCGTTGCCGTTCACGCCGCCGCCGCAACCGCAGCAGCTGGAATGGCACGTGCTGCTCGATACGGCGCAGCCCGATGCGGCACCGCATGCACTCGAGGCCGCGCAGATCGACGTCGCCGCGCATGGCTTCGTACTGCTGGCCGCGCAGCCGACCGGTAACGCCGACTGGCATGCGGGCTGGCGCGCACACGAACGGGTGCTGTCATCGCCCCCGCCGCTCGCCGCCGACGATATGGGTCCGCCGGAAGCCATACCCGAGCCGGTGCCCGAACCCGTCGATGCCGGCCCCGACGACGATCAGGACGACGGTGCAGCACAGGAATGA